In Primulina eburnea isolate SZY01 chromosome 14, ASM2296580v1, whole genome shotgun sequence, the following proteins share a genomic window:
- the LOC140811534 gene encoding phosphopantetheine adenylyltransferase-like, with protein MAISDDNLSPASPFSLPNSYGSVVLGGTFDRLHDGHRQFLKAAAVVARDRVVVGVCDGPMLAKKKYANLIEPIEQRMKHVEDYIKSVEPGIIVQAEPIVDPYGPSIDDENLEAIIVSKETIPGGLSVNKKRAERGLSQLKIEIVDLVPGECGGDKLSSTALRRLEAEKLQLKEVSS; from the exons ATGGCAATATCAGACGATAATTTGAGCCCTGCTTCACCCTTTTCACTACCAAATTCATATGGATCGGTCGTTCTTGGCGGAACCTTCGACCGCTTACACGACGGCCATCGCCAATTCCTTAAG GCTGCGGCGGTGGTGGCGAGGGATCGGGTCGTTGTTGGTGTTTGCGATGGTCCTATGCTAGCTAAGAAGAAG TATGCTAATCTAATAGAGCCAATTGAACAAAGAATGAAACACGTTGAGGATTACATAAAG TCAGTTGAACCAGGGATAATTGTGCAAGCAGAACCCATTGTTGATCCCTATGGCCCTTCAATCGATGATGAGAATTTGGAGGCTATAATTGTCAG CAAGGAAACAATTCCTGGTGGACTATCTGTTAATAAGAAGAGGGCAGAGAGAGGCCTTTCCCAGCTAAAG ATTGAAATAGTAGATTTAGTCCCTGGAGAATGTGGTGGAGACAAATTGAGTTCTACAGCATTAAGAAGACTTGAGGCTGAGAAGCTGCAGCTTAAAG AGGTGAGCAGCTGA